The following coding sequences are from one Nodularia sp. LEGE 06071 window:
- the deoC gene encoding deoxyribose-phosphate aldolase: MAADYPDIDIAPFIDHSLLMPTATPEQVEQWCEEADRFNFAAVCLHPSYVKQAAELLHGKKPQVCTVIGFPMGATTSAVKLYEAQEATESGATELDVMINLGWLKAGRTEAVHREIAEICEETGQTVKVILETNLLTDAEKKLAAEICMEAGAAFLKTSTGWNGGASLADVRLLKEITKDSVGIKASGGIRTYNEAIELILAGATRLGTSRSIDLLHQRNNLDKGE; this comes from the coding sequence ATGGCAGCAGACTATCCTGATATTGATATTGCGCCATTTATCGATCATTCTCTGCTGATGCCAACGGCTACTCCAGAGCAGGTTGAGCAATGGTGTGAAGAAGCAGACAGATTTAATTTTGCGGCGGTTTGTCTTCACCCCTCCTATGTGAAGCAAGCGGCAGAACTCCTCCACGGCAAAAAGCCCCAAGTTTGTACGGTGATTGGCTTTCCTATGGGGGCGACAACTTCAGCAGTCAAGCTGTATGAGGCTCAGGAAGCTACGGAATCTGGCGCGACTGAGCTAGATGTCATGATCAACTTAGGTTGGTTGAAGGCGGGCAGAACTGAAGCAGTTCACCGCGAGATTGCGGAAATCTGTGAGGAAACTGGGCAAACTGTCAAGGTAATTTTGGAAACTAACCTGCTGACTGATGCTGAGAAAAAACTAGCTGCGGAAATATGTATGGAAGCAGGGGCGGCATTCTTAAAAACCAGTACAGGTTGGAATGGCGGCGCTAGTTTGGCAGATGTGCGGCTGTTGAAGGAAATTACCAAAGACAGCGTGGGAATTAAAGCTTCTGGGGGTATTCGCACCTACAATGAAGCCATAGAGCTAATCCTCGCCGGTGCTACTAGATTAGGCACATCTCGGAGTATCGATTTGCTCCACCAGCGCAATAACCTGGATAAGGGTGAATAG
- a CDS encoding ABC transporter ATP-binding protein: protein MVNNPSPPLPLLAATGLCKSFGGIKAVKEARIEVNKGSITGLIGPNGAGKTTLFNLLSNFIRPDKGRVIFDGEPIQQLQPYQIAQQGLIRTFQVARTLSRLSVLDNMLLAAQKQTGENFWQVQLKPHIVAQEEKQLKEQAMSLLESVGLAQKAQEYAGGLSGGQRKLLEMGRALMTNPKLILLDEPAAGVNPRLIDDVCDRIRTWNRQDGMTFLIIEHNMDLIMSLCDRVWVMAEGQNLAEGTPAEIQSNTQVLEAYLGQ from the coding sequence ATGGTAAATAATCCGTCACCGCCACTTCCTTTGTTAGCCGCTACTGGACTTTGTAAAAGCTTTGGTGGCATTAAAGCAGTCAAAGAGGCCAGAATTGAAGTGAATAAAGGTAGTATTACTGGCTTGATTGGCCCCAATGGTGCTGGTAAAACCACTTTGTTTAACCTGCTCTCCAACTTTATTCGCCCAGATAAGGGACGAGTGATTTTTGACGGCGAACCGATTCAGCAGTTACAACCATATCAAATTGCCCAACAGGGATTAATCCGCACCTTTCAAGTGGCGCGGACGCTCTCGCGGTTGTCGGTGTTAGATAATATGCTGCTGGCGGCGCAAAAACAAACAGGGGAAAATTTTTGGCAAGTGCAGTTAAAACCCCACATTGTAGCTCAGGAAGAAAAGCAACTTAAAGAACAAGCAATGTCTTTATTAGAGTCTGTGGGATTGGCACAAAAGGCACAGGAATATGCTGGTGGGTTGTCTGGTGGACAACGCAAGTTATTGGAAATGGGACGGGCGTTAATGACTAATCCCAAGTTAATTTTATTAGATGAACCAGCCGCCGGGGTGAATCCCAGATTGATTGATGATGTATGCGATCGCATTCGCACCTGGAACCGCCAAGACGGCATGACTTTTCTGATTATTGAACACAATATGGATTTAATCATGTCCTTGTGCGATCGCGTTTGGGTCATGGCTGAGGGTCAAAATTTGGCTGAGGGAACTCCCGCCGAAATTCAAAGCAATACCCAAGTTTTAGAAGCCTATTTAGGACAATAA
- a CDS encoding branched-chain amino acid ABC transporter permease has product MVEYLIFLAISTTIFALFSLGLNLQWGYTGLINFGHIAFMTLGAYTTVLLSFQGVPLLVSAVFGAMVAALLGLIIGFATLRLREDYLAIVTIGVGELIRLVVNNQELPVKDTWISGAFGVQSYPLPLSTAPNLLIRLVMMGLLTLLAAITLFALWRWIRSAQKSLLADSSKKVSSKQELVSRLGVGMIFALLTAAIYISGMIGLYDYKPAAGLMLLSLLVLALVFWRLEILVRSPWGRVLKAIREDEEVPRAMGKNVFWYKVQSLMLGGAIAGIAGAFFAWQLSAIYPDNFQPQLTFDAWIMVILGGSGNNIGTILGAVIFFTYDAATREFLPKIFTNLSADQLGAFRIMVIGLILMILMIWRPQGILGKKEELTLGK; this is encoded by the coding sequence ATGGTTGAATATCTCATCTTTTTAGCAATTTCCACCACAATCTTCGCCTTATTTAGTTTAGGACTGAATTTGCAGTGGGGCTATACAGGGTTAATTAATTTTGGTCATATTGCTTTTATGACTCTGGGCGCTTATACGACTGTGTTATTAAGCTTTCAGGGAGTTCCTCTACTGGTGTCAGCAGTCTTTGGCGCAATGGTAGCAGCTTTATTGGGTTTAATTATCGGTTTTGCCACTCTGCGCTTGCGGGAAGATTATCTCGCAATTGTCACCATTGGGGTGGGAGAATTAATTCGTTTGGTGGTGAACAATCAAGAATTACCTGTGAAGGATACCTGGATATCTGGGGCGTTTGGTGTCCAAAGTTATCCTCTACCTTTATCCACAGCCCCCAATTTGTTAATCAGACTGGTAATGATGGGATTGCTGACACTGCTGGCTGCTATAACTTTATTTGCATTGTGGCGATGGATTCGCTCCGCCCAAAAGTCTCTGTTGGCTGATTCTAGTAAAAAAGTCAGTAGCAAGCAAGAATTAGTTTCCCGCTTGGGGGTAGGAATGATCTTCGCTTTATTGACAGCAGCAATTTATATTTCGGGAATGATTGGCTTATATGATTACAAACCCGCAGCAGGTTTGATGCTGTTGTCGCTGTTGGTATTAGCACTTGTTTTCTGGCGGTTGGAAATTCTGGTGCGATCGCCTTGGGGTCGTGTGTTAAAAGCTATCCGTGAGGATGAAGAAGTCCCCAGGGCTATGGGTAAAAATGTGTTTTGGTATAAAGTCCAATCGCTGATGTTAGGAGGTGCGATCGCAGGTATAGCTGGGGCTTTCTTCGCTTGGCAACTGAGCGCCATTTACCCTGATAATTTCCAACCACAACTCACCTTTGACGCTTGGATTATGGTGATTTTAGGCGGTTCTGGAAATAACATTGGCACAATCTTAGGGGCGGTAATTTTCTTTACTTACGATGCAGCGACTAGAGAGTTTTTACCGAAAATTTTCACAAATTTATCTGCTGACCAATTAGGTGCATTTCGGATTATGGTCATCGGTCTGATTTTAATGATCCTGATGATTTGGCGACCGCAAGGTATTTTAGGTAAAAAGGAAGAACTCACCCTTGGTAAGTGA